Within Haematobia irritans isolate KBUSLIRL chromosome 2, ASM5000362v1, whole genome shotgun sequence, the genomic segment gaaaaaattttgtcaaaatgtcctatagaaataaaatttagacaaaattttctattgaaataaaatttagacaaatttttctatagaaataaaattgcgacaaaattttctatacaaatatgggCCCAAatgttcaccatgacccagaatatatacattatgaAATCTGATGCCAATATtttgatgcgttacaaacggaatgacatagttaGTAGCTAGTTTGAATATGTAATAGGGATGCcactgcacaaaaaaaaacaaaaaattctcaaGATTTGTTTAATAAATCTTAATGACGGCTTACACATTGCTGATTTATTCACATAAcacattaattttattaattttaatattctgtgaaattaaaaaatcgCCCAATTACTAAATTGAATTCATCAAAAAATGCTACATTCATTTTCTCATGATGTATTGTTGCATAGGTGGTAACTTCGTCAGGCGACATACATTGATTAATGAAGCGGGTTTTACCGGGTAGACAGCTACAATGACCCTTAGACGTACAAGAGCCACCATCACATTGCTGGTAGGATTTCAAATGTCCGTCGATTAGAGCACAGCCACAAACATTCGGTGCTATACATTTGCCATAGAAACCGCAacttctgcaaaaaaaaacacacagtaATAATAAATCTATAAGCAAAATCGATATTTGCCAAGCGTTACATGTTAACATATACTGGCTAGAAATTTCAAGagataaattaaatcaattgaaattaatCAGATAATCTTTCAGCTCTaagatttgaaaatttaatagtTCTTTAAATATGTATAAATATCCTTTGGACGAACAATATTTTGATTGAGGTAACTATTGCATCTATATTGCATCTTAAGGTTCGAAAAGTGAAATACTACCCAAGTTTAAAAGTAAAGAGCAATGGATTAGTTTTCTGCTTTCGACTGGTTTTTCAgaccaaatttttgatttcgaatattgttttcttttattttgaatttagcAAATATGCTTACCGCTCACATACAGCATCACATCTGGGACCATTACGTTTATATCCATTGAAACATCGACATACACCTGGCTCTTTGCAAACTCCATTGTCACAATCATCACCACAGTCCGGCAAACATGATGTTGTATTCTCATCATATTTATAACCTTGATTGCAAATGCACTTATCTTTGGAAGTGTGAAAACCATTATCGCAACGTCTGGAAAGATAAATTTCGTTggtaaatgaaaaatatatattttttccattcataAATAGTCCTCTATAAACATTTGAATAAGTCATTATATGTGAAACTCTAATGGCCAGTTCTCATTCTCCGATTAATATTTAACCGGATGTTAGTCCACCagttagaaaaatgtttgtatgtGATCgactgttttatcgacacgacaAATAATAACAAGATATTGAGAAATCGGCCTTAAGTTATTTAAATACATCCcgcatatgtgcaaaaaatactGCCTATTGTTAACTTGAGTTTAACGGTCCGAAATATATGTTATTGCATCCACACATACTATTTTCCCCAACATCAGTTTATTATCATACCTATACGTattctttcagtgtaaaaaTCTTACCACCAATTCTGTTCATATACTTACTATGGTCACTGTGGCGTATCAATAAAATTCTCAATCAAAAACCCAAAGTCAACAACTCCGCACAGTGCCCGACTCCATATCAAGGAATTTTCACCGCCATTTCAAAATTAACACCGAAAAGTCACCGATGTCATATCAACGAATCGTCAACGACAATCTCAAATCCAATTTATCGATTctgaaccacggttgccacttgagtcGAAAATagtctatcaaaatttggagaaaattgtaacaaaaaattatgtgaaaattttatttctatagaaaattttatttttttttttaaatttggttaaattttatttctatagaaaatcttgtcaaatttttattcctatagaaaattttgttaaaaatttaattctgtagaaaattttataaaaatgttatatttatattttttttccaaattttatttctatataacaaaattttgtcaaaattttatttctatagaaaattttgtcaaaattctattcctatagaaaattttgtcaaaattttatttctatagaaaattttgtcaaaattttatttctatagaaaattttgtcaaaattttaattctatagaaaattttgtcaaaatttacacaCAATCGGTcttcctcaaaattttttttctatcgaaaattttatacttctaaagaaacttttgtcaaaactttatttctatagaaagttttgtcaaaattttataaagaaatattttgccaaaatcctatagcaaattttttcaaaattttatatttctatagaaaattttgtcaaaactttatatttccatagaaaaatgtgccaaaattttatttctatacacaattttgtcaacaattaatttacatagaaaattttgtcaaaatcctatttctgtagaaaattttgtcaaatttgtatttctataaaaaaagttgtcaaaattttatttctatagaaaattttttaaaaatttaatatttataaaaaattttgtcaaaattttatttctatagaaaattttataaaaattttatttctatagaaaattttataaaaattttatttttataaaaattttgtcaacattttatttctatagaaaattttgtcaaaattgacacACAATCGGCcttcctcaaaattttgtttctatcgaaaattttatacttcaaagaaacttttgtcaaaactttatttctgtagaaaattttgttaaaattttatttctatacaaaattttttcaaaattttattgctatagataatttagtcaaaattgtatatataaatattttgccaaaatcctctatttctatagcaaattttgtcaaaattttatatttctatagaaaagtttgtcaaaacttatatttctatagaaaattatcccaaaatttttttctatacacaattttgtcaacatttaatttatatagaaaattttgtcaaaatcccatttctgtagaaaattttgtcaaatttgtatttctatagcaaattttgtcaaaattttatttctatagaaaatttttaaaaattttatttctatagaaaaatttttaaaaattttatttctatagaaaattttgccaaaattttatttctatagaacattttgtcaacattttatttctatagaaaattttgccaaacttttatttctatagaaaatgttgtcaaaatttgatttatatagaaaattttgtcaaaattttatatagaaatattttactaagattctctatttgtatagcaaattttttctaaattttatattcctatagaaaattttgtcaaatttttatatttctgttgaaaattttatcacatttgcatttgtcaaaattttatttctatagaaaattttgtcaaaattttatttctatagaaaattttgttaaaattttatttctatagaaaattttgttaaaattttatttctatagaaaattttgtcaaaattttatttctatagaaaattttgtcaaaattttatatttctatagaacattttatcaaaactttatatttctatagaaaattatgccaaaattttatttatatacacaattttgtcaacatttaatttatatagaaaattttgtcaaaatcctatttctgtagaaaatgttgtcaaatttgtatttctatagaatattttgtcaaaattttatttctatagaaaattttataaaaattttatatttataaaaattttgtcaaaatactatttctgtagaaaatgttgtaaaaattttatttctatagaaaattttctcaaaattttatttctatagaaaattttctcaaaattttatttctatagagagtgttgtcaagatgttatttctacagaaatggttggtcaaaattgtattgctatagaaaattttgtcaaaattttattgctatagaaaattttgtcaaaattttattgctaaagctaaaaattgtaaaaattttatatttctagaaaattttgctaaaatcccatatttctatagacaattgtgtcaaaattttatatttctgtagaaaatttgtgaagtttaTCATAGGTTATGAGGAATATTTTGGAGTTTGGTCGAAAcatggattgaacccatgaccctttgcatgcaaataACGTTCCACCAGGTTCAAAGTCTTATGAATCATCTCCTGCATTGTTTATCAAAGAAATATACTCACAGAAATCCTGGATAAACACAAACTGTTCCATTGCCCTTCTTCTCATAATCCTTGAAACATTCGCATTGATTGGGACCCACACAATGACCGTGACCACAATCAGGTATACATATCGGTTGACAGCCAAGATGGGTCAATCTATGATCTGGCGATAGACTATAACCCTCGGcacaaacacacttgttaggttCGTCACATACCTCATGACGTCCACATCCAAGCTCACAAATAggttcacaatattttttcgtAGGATCCAACATATAACCTTGGTCACATACACAAGTTCCATTTAAATAGCACTTGCCATTGGGACATCCCAAAGGGCAGGTGGGAACACAATCTTTGCGATGATTTAGAATAAATTCATCAAAACATTGGCATACTCCACCATCTAGGCAGAAACCATTCATCAGACACTTATTGCCACAATCGGGAACACATTTACTCCAATCATAAATGTAGCGCTTATAGCCGGGACAACAGACATCAAGTTCATTGTAGTAGATATTTCCAGAGGTACTATTTCCCTGAATTGGCATGTCTTTTTCGGTTTGAAAAAACACAGCACTGCAAGggaaacgtaaacaaaaaaatgagtTTTTGATCAAACGCTGGCTGGCGTTGTTTCCTCAAACTTACGGAACTtcaattttacattttggtggattGAAACCCCTTCGCGGCAATGACAAACCCGGCGGTCTTATAAAAGGCTGTTTTGTTGTGGTCGTCGTTGTAAATCTTCCAGTGACTTTATCCGTTCCCTGAATGCAGTGGAATGTGGTGGCACATACAAAAACAAGTGATAAGATTATATTGATTAGGCTGCCGTAGCATTGTAAACGTCGACTTCCCATTATAAAATCAGCATCTGTGTGCCTGGGGCTATACGGAGGAGGAAGACCGATTGTGTGTCAGTTGGGTAAGGTCCAGAGAATAACTGAAGATTATCGATTGTATGGACCTCAAAAACATAATCACAGCATTATTTGGTTCGTCATTTGAGATAAGAGAAATTCCATGAGGAAGACACAAGACTTTGGGGAGAAATGAGTTGAAATGTTTACAATGCTCTAATGCTCTAAAAGTGTACGTACTATTCAGATCATTAAACTCTAAGTGAGATTAGAGATGTGAAAGTGAGGGAAATATGGCTCACTTGCTACCGATGGAACAGCTTTCTTCATGTGGCAACAACTCGCTCTTAAGTCCACTCACAATGTGACATGCCCAAACACATGTACAATCACGAACCAAAAATCTTTAGACCCTGCAAACAGGTAGTTTCTCCATGAAAGAGAGAACCTTCATAAATGTTCTTATCTAATTAGTGCCCCGTTCGATAGCAAATGTCCCATTAAGTGTCAtagggggagccaccgtggtgcaatggctagaATGCCCGTCTTGTCCACAAAGGTTTTTGGGTTTAATTCCAGATAGAAATAAGAgccgatgtagcccatctttGAGTCTGACCTGAAAACAACACCAATTGAGAAAAATCTTAAGCCGGGCGGGGACGagccaattttgaccaaatttggtacatattgcTAAAATGTAACTTGTActctttttgcaaaaattcaagTTAATCGGAGTGAAATTATGACTTCCGGTGGTCATAcgaatcaaaatattaattacatttttttaaataacgaaattttaattaaaattaatcctatgactaccgatgtccacttaggaggacattggaaaacgacaccaaactctatttccccacttaatttcgatttatttctcgatgcttTTTGGATGCAGATGCTTTAATCtatataagctataaatattttctctatTGGTGCACACTAAAATGCAttattataaacttctttaaaaataaacgaaaaatacgaaattctgagacaatttttctactgtatgtctctagtaaatgaacatttatacaaaaactatagctgatatatTGCTGATATACCGGGTTCTTTTTTGAaacatattataggccaaatagcgtaaGGCCATttccgtaaggccatttggtcacaattcaagaatcaagttttcagaactaaCTCATATAGCGATTGAAGTAATTGGGGTAGGTcatcaaaaatgcaatttttgacctacatgctgttagtacaagcaaaaacagaagcaaaattaaagttttttaacattaggtttatttcggcagTGAAACGgttaagtttataatctttgttttttactaaatataCGACACACATCTTTGAATCTTGCATCCAtctgttaaagtcgtatgtattTGAATAAAGGCAAAttgtccttaaagtaaagaaacacaaatttgatttaaagaaatcgtcattaaattaaccgaaatattgaatctttcgatttaaagttttttggattagaaaacaatattttcttttctttttttctttgaagtatcccttataaaactgaattttttttttgtacctaAAGAGCTTTATACAacacgaaaagagaatgaaaattggaTAGATGAGAGGTCGCTTGAaagtgtctttattttaaagaagccgcatcttgggctcggaatcaataccaaaatccttaagggaaggtcaacatctttAGATCTTTGTGTTGAGAGTAGCACAGTCCAAACgtagttccacattgcagtgtaaCCACTTAGAGTAGCTGAAGCTATCTTCAGCATTatcattacaccacggtggttccaatttaacgaaaaaaattctcCTTTATTTTGAGATAAACATCCGATCATACATATCAATGATCCATCGCCATTctatcccaaaaaaaatttctaccaaaattgaCCAAAATCCTAAACAACTATagctctagagaaaattttggcaaaattttatttctatggaaattctttttctatagaaaacgttgtcaattttt encodes:
- the NimB4 gene encoding nimrod B4 isoform X1 encodes the protein MGSRRLQCYGSLINIILSLVFVCATTFHCIQGTDKVTGRFTTTTTTKQPFIRPPGLSLPRRGFNPPKCKIEVPAVFFQTEKDMPIQGNSTSGNIYYNELDVCCPGYKRYIYDWSKCVPDCGNKCLMNGFCLDGGVCQCFDEFILNHRKDCVPTCPLGCPNGKCYLNGTCVCDQGYMLDPTKKYCEPICELGCGRHEVCDEPNKCVCAEGYSLSPDHRLTHLGCQPICIPDCGHGHCVGPNQCECFKDYEKKGNGTVCVYPGFLRCDNGFHTSKDKCICNQGYKYDENTTSCLPDCGDDCDNGVCKEPGVCRCFNGYKRNGPRCDAVCERSCGFYGKCIAPNVCGCALIDGHLKSYQQCDGGSCTSKGHCSCLPGKTRFINQCMSPDEVTTYATIHHEKMNVAFFDEFNLVIGRFFNFTEY
- the NimB4 gene encoding nimrod B4 isoform X2; amino-acid sequence: MPIQGNSTSGNIYYNELDVCCPGYKRYIYDWSKCVPDCGNKCLMNGFCLDGGVCQCFDEFILNHRKDCVPTCPLGCPNGKCYLNGTCVCDQGYMLDPTKKYCEPICELGCGRHEVCDEPNKCVCAEGYSLSPDHRLTHLGCQPICIPDCGHGHCVGPNQCECFKDYEKKGNGTVCVYPGFLRCDNGFHTSKDKCICNQGYKYDENTTSCLPDCGDDCDNGVCKEPGVCRCFNGYKRNGPRCDAVCERSCGFYGKCIAPNVCGCALIDGHLKSYQQCDGGSCTSKGHCSCLPGKTRFINQCMSPDEVTTYATIHHEKMNVAFFDEFNLVIGRFFNFTEY